Genomic window (Lycium barbarum isolate Lr01 chromosome 2, ASM1917538v2, whole genome shotgun sequence):
TAGTAGGGGATACACCATATGCAAATCGAATGGAGGGATATGTAACTAGGGTTTGGAATTTTGTAACTAAACCGATGGTGTTAACGCATGATGAGGGTTACTATATCTTCAAGTTCAATTCGATTCAGGACAAGGATAAGGTGTTGAAGGCGAGGCCTTACTATTTCAATAACAAGCCCCGAATTCTCAAACCATGGGAACTTGACTTCAATTTTGAGCAGGAGGCACTCAGTGTGATTCCAATTTGGGTGAAATTTCCTGGGTTGCCAGTGGGGTACTGGTCACCTGAAGCTCTGAGTAAAGTTGCTAGTGTTGTTGGGAAACCACTCTACACCGATGAATTCACAGCTAATGTTAAGAAAATTTCATATGCCAGAATTCTTGTGGAAGCTGATGTATCCCAAGACTTGCCTAACCTTTTGATTGTTGAAACCCCATCAGGACCTTGGAAACAGGCTATTACTATGATTGGAAACCTAAATTTTGTAATAAGTGCATTAGATTTGGTCATGAtgcatttgaatgctggaattaTAGAGACTATGAAGAGGTAAAGGTTGTTCATGAGGATGCTGGGCAGTTTCCtgaaaagaagaagaggaaaccTCGGAAAAGGAAGCACATGAGACAGGACTGGCTTGCTAAAACAACATCTCAGAGTCATGAGAGTGC
Coding sequences:
- the LOC132628564 gene encoding uncharacterized protein LOC132628564, with product MVLTHDEGYYIFKFNSIQDKDKVLKARPYYFNNKPRILKPWELDFNFEQEALSVIPIWVKFPGLPVGYWSPEALSKVASVVGKPLYTDEFTANVKKISYARILVEADCIRFGHDAFECWNYRDYEEVKVVHEDAGQFPEKKKRKPRKRKHMRQDWLAKTTSQSHESAEEGTITVSNESVGRNMPPQTRNPLTKHGAQGDSTDTVQSLVQIQQRTAQRQGKQVQNDTHVVEGHTGHTNMEKQGGSRGAGTATAGFQPP